A segment of the Manis javanica isolate MJ-LG chromosome 10, MJ_LKY, whole genome shotgun sequence genome:
gaaacacctactgacaTGGAGAAGCACTAAGGCTAGGCAAAAGATTGTGGAAATACTGCATTTTTACCcacacttgttttttatttcaaagcataaacctctgtatatttctttggaattttGACTTGGCATATAGGAATATCTGAGATAGGAAACAGTATTTACCAGATTGATTTTGTTCAAGCTCTTGGAAACCGAATGTGTGAAATAGACAAATTTGACTCTGTCAAtactataaaaatgaaagtatatatgGTGACTTGAGTTGAAAATATATTCTACACTATAACCCAAAATCTTCATCAATAACAAAGATAAGTTACAAAATTTTTCCTTCAATAATCTATAAATATTGTAGAATGCTTGtcaaaatgaaaattctaaattttaGTGTATTTATACCTAGCTGCCCTGGCCCATTATCCATGTTACACTGTAAGCAATTTGGGAAACAAGATGCAGTCTCTAAATATTATTTCCCACTGAGAGGAACCGGAGCTTCATGGAGAGAGTTCTTTCCAGGTTAAGGCAAAGAAGCTacaaactccatactgctttgctcAGCGTttgtaccaattgacattcctaccaacagtgtagcagggttcccttttctcctcatcctcacccagcacttggtatttcttgtcttttggacagtggacATTCTGACTGGTGCAGGTGATAGCTCATTgcggtttggatttgcatttccctgataattagcatcttttcatgtgcctgttggccatttgtatttcttcttcggAAAAGTGTCTGCGCAGGTGGtctgcccactttttaactgggttatttgattttatgGTATTAAGGCATATGTGTTCTTTACATTTTGGATGATAACTCCTTATCAGGTaaatcatttaagaatatattctcccataatgtatgttgtcttttgttctgttgatggtgtcctttgctctacaaaagctttttagtttgatatagtttcacttgttcattttttattttgttttccttgcctgacgACATTTGTACAGGAAAAAATGGCTCATACCTGTTGTTCAAGAGATTTgcctgttttcctctaagaggtTTAAAGTTTCATATCTTAAATtgaggtcttttatccattttgtttactttttttatggagttagataataatccagtttcattgtcttgcatgtagctatacAGTTTTactaacaccagttattgaagaagctgtcttttcaccattgtatattcctgtctcctttattgtatattagtaattctacttctaggaatttatttgaagaaaacaaaatccctgattcaaaaatacatatgcattcctatttttatcacatcattatttacaatagcgcAAATACTGAAGCACATAAGTGTtcaacaatagatgaatggataaagaagatgtcatacatataaacaatggaatatcattcagttttaaaaaacagatatcctgccatttgcaataacaaggatggatctagaggatgtaataatgttcagtgaaataagcccggtggagaaagatgaaaaccatatgattccacttgttTGTAGactataaaaccaaaacaaagcatAAGGACCATGATAGCAAGACACTCAAAGACACTGAGTAGAGACTGGTTGTCACCACGGGGGACTAGTTtgggcagggagggtgagggggatagaggggcacaaaagttctcagtcataatgtaaacTGGTTACAGGGATAATAGTactgcatggagaatataggtgatgattctgtaacatcttcctatgttgatagacagtaacaACAATAGAGGGggagaagatttaataatatggcaaCTGTTAATATGAAACACTGTGCTGTATGTTTGaatccaatataagattgtatatcaactatactacaataaaaaaataactaaaccTGTAATATCTTATTGCAccagaatgaaaaataatagtaaaaatgtCATATGAGAAAACAAGAACCAATTTTAATCCTACCTGCTGACATAAAATGGGACAATTTGAGCATTCAAATGTAATGATTACTCTAATAgattcaaaaaaatgaaatacattaaaaaatcaatgtgTATATAGCTTTTAAAAGGAAACTGATCATCAGTGGAAATTCTTAGGACATCATATTTCTACCCCAGAACATGGCTAAAGGAGGGAATGTTGATGCCCTATATCCTTCCTTGGAATCAGATAGTTTATCAAAAAAGACATGAATTCACagtaatacaaatgaaaaaatgctttCAACCTATTAACAGAAGAATGAACCTCGACAATGCATTAGTATGTGCTAAACACCATTTGTGAATATTCACAATAGAGAGGTGAGGCTGCCGAGACCTGAACACACTGATCAATCTAAGCATTGTTAAAATGCATGTCAAATGGACATTAAGGCTCATGATGTGGTGCTATGGAAAACATACAGCCTCACCTATCTACCATCTTGCTAAAACTACTAATATAAACCTAACTGATAATTTAATCTAATGTGAGACGAAATGGGGTGATAGAGAAACAAGTTAAGTGATACCATAAGGAAACAGTCAGTTTAATAACCAAGGATATCATATAACACAAATGACCTAATTTCTCCctgaattaaagaatgaaaaaaaaaagaagatggaaattttcaaatgttgtaacataACAACTAAATGTGTTGTGTTAGATGTTGATCCAAATACCTTACttgtaagagaaacaaaaataaaaacaaacatcttTATGTAAGCCAGGGAAAAATGAACACACACttaatataaaaatctattaTGATTTATTGATAATattgtgtggataaaattgcaatatttccagaatctctcacctggccttagttcttccccatatcaataggtggtTCCAAAGGGtagagaaaagtagtccatctccatatcaatatgaAATACAAGGGCAAGTGAGGGTATGCAGAGGCCAGAGTGGTTGGCTGGGGTCCCTTTTTGgagctgggtcacaagagacacaggcaagcagaagtggacacctgcttgtaagcaataagcagctttatctcttcttcttccactttatttctccctttgactgatttcagtttcaggtAGTTTGCCCTGGGATAGGAAAACATTTTCCCCCCATAGTTTCATCTGATGGTAGTTCACAGGACCTcagaacctgaaatctgtcttcatgggtgcaattcttaggtgggctgcccctagagatgatggAAAGATACCTGGAATCCCCTccgtggatggtggggaggccctagtggctgcagtggtggagggtaCAGCTTCACGGAAGGGCCCCCTATCtatggggcttccaactggggagcccctagtggggaattggtctatgGTGAAGCACTTGCTAGAAGGGTGGAACCTTCCCCAGTTGGGTaggggtggagacactggaagctctGGAATTAGTCctcatgagatagaagactgttCAGAGGCCCTGAGGGGTTGTGTAGCAGCCAGGATGGTGGGGTGTCTGTTTCTCTAAATAGTGGAAAGGGGTTTCCAGGAGAAAGACACACTTCAGTGATGTTTGGGGGAACTGTGTGATGATCTataggatgcccttaagaaagagagacagttagtGAGAAGGCAGCTTGTACTCCTGGAAGATACGTTAGCATCAaggaggcagcaggagcagctgtgctgagggaggccatgggggaggcggaggaaagagcagtgacgATAGCCCCGGAGACGGTCGAGGAgatgctgggggagggggaggggctggggctgagagTCCGTCTGTTGCCAAAGCCACTACCAAGGAACTAGCCCCTCTGGTATTAAAAACCTGCCCCGttgtaattagaaaaataaaaaggcaacaacCAAGggctcctcagagggaggagctgcccctccccaggctgtggagcactccGTTCTCCTCCCCTATACCCTGGATGAGCTGGGGGACATGAGCATCAGGTTTCAGCAGAAGACACTGGAACCTCTGCGTGCATGGCTTTTGCATCTATGGGATacgggggtggaaaacattgttatgtcatgTTCTGAAATGGGTAGTCAGGCCtgcctgatgactcacccttccctctggcggTGGCTCCGGGATTCCGGTGCTTCTGGATTGTCTGAGAGCAGCCATGAGAGCAGTTTGGCCAATAAGGACGATTTACCATATtcacccactagctggaaaacctatgcagagctccagcaggtgttacgtgacttgggaatgaaaattatcttctataatatggaccccagaGCCCCGATGAGGAGTTGTGCAACACAGAATGAGAAATCTCGTGcagcatacagctcccccatctctctttgggtccttaGTGACTATTCTCgacccccacatagggcaacccaaaGTGAGGCTGAAATGGGGAGGTCAGAGCCTGGAAGGAAatacaggctacaactgaaaggagaggtgtaaTAGGCCTCGTGAAGGCCTTAAGGACCCAGCTGTGAGTTGGTTTAATAAAAAGcaagggtagtgaaagaaaaacttgatgggaagcccaggagaatattgttagaactgtgacaccaattaaagccagagcagcagttccagctgctgaggtccatgACATGGAAACctgagtcaaggcctcatgcccagcctgtgcccctgaaaaacttcctgggggacagtactaaGGAtttcctgggccctcacccccacaagaGGACAATTGGACATTACAGTTAGACTGAGGGATGGGGTCAAGGTTCCCATCTTGGGGGACATGGCgggaaccagaggccacatgtagaataagcaattcattggtcccctgtgaatataCAGTGTGTCCTGGTGCTAGTGGACACAGGAACTGAGTGTTccctgatttatggcaaccctgagcattttcccaggacccctgctttgACAGACAGCAATGGGGATAAGGcatttagagtgaagaaagcccaaattacATTGGGTATAAGGCATTTAcctccaaaggagtatactgtgtacatttctcccatccctgaatatattttgggggtagatatcctgcagagcCTGTGGTTAGGGGCGactacaggtgagttcagactaaagatgtgtgtggtaaaggcagttctgagaagacatgctaagcacctgcctgtagctctgcctgtaatTTGGTGGGTGACTAATAGTAAGCAGTATATATTGCCTGGGAACACAAAAAATTGGAGAAACtttacaggagttggagaaggtgagaatcataaagcccactcatagtccttttaattccccagtgtggccagtgaaaaagccagatggctcctgacaaatgaccatggactacagagaattgaataaagtcacactctctttgcatgctgctgtcccctctatagaaACCATTCTACAGAAACTCACTCAGTCATGAGCTGGGCATGTACCATCATGGTgcagaccttgctaatgctttcttctctatggacatagcacaggaaagtcaggaactgtTTGCCTTCAtgggggaaggctggcagtggacattcattgTCCTTCCACAGGTATACTTCTACAGTCCCACCgtctgtcacggacttgtagcccaggacttggccacatggaagaaaatgcAAACAGTGTGGTCATATCACTGCATTGATGATATTATACCCTCATCTGATTCTTTCAGATTTAAAGTTCCTAGATTgatgcaacatctacaggaggaagaatgggctgtgaacagcaccacaGTTCAGGGACCTcatttgtctgtaaaattcttgggggttgtctggtcaggtaaaactattaaagttattcctgaagcagtcatagacaaggtccaggcttccCCCACcactaccactgtggcagtcttacatGAGTTTCTGAGTCTCttgggctactagagagtgtttatcctgcacttggcacaaattctgaagcccttatactggttgataTGAAAGTGCATGAGGTAGGagtgcttttactgctgccaagcagtcAGTCAacgccatacaggccttgaatgtaatgggctcatcaaggccctgggagctagatgttcatgtaactgaagatagTTATGGATgtggtctttggcagtggcttcaatggacacaccaacctattggaatctggtcacaactatgtaaaggagcagaggcctggtacagcttgatagagaagcaactggctactCTGTACCATgacttgctggctacagagcccatcaccgaaatagctccgaccaaggtaataaacaCCTATCCCATATCGGGGTGAGTATGATACTGtacccaaaggccatggaatgGCATGGCACAgctgcctacactggccaaatggggcacatatttacagcagcgtaGTACTCAttctactagccccttgagtggAGAACTCTGatacttattggggccagtgacttatatcagtggaaagcaggaagaacttgcttttaagCCAGTGGTAGCCAAAAGTCCTTATCAGGATGGGAAAGCCCCTAtgcctgaagatgcttggtatacagacagctccagttgtAGACAGCCCcaggtggagggctgtggctttccatgcTAAGACTGAGATGATATAGATGGGGGACGGAGATAGAAGAGTAGTCAATGgtctgagttgtgggcagtagggatcacccaggagccctcccctataatTTTCTGCACTGCGAGCTgagccatctattggggcttgaccctgtggttacCGACATGGTAACATGCCAACCGGGTGTTTGGTCACCATCTCCTTTGGGGGCAATGGTTGTGGCAAGAACTATGGGCCTTAGTCAGCCTatgacagttactgtatatcatgtgactgcccatttgcctttggcaccTCCacggaatgatgaagcagacacattggtccaggtgcactggctaaaagcaaagcctgcctctgatgtcgtccaatggttacatcagtgtttcttGTATGTGGGGTAGaagataatgtgggctgtagcccattggtggggcttgccattgacctctgAAGAAGCCAGCAgatcccagaaggagtgccttctGTGCTCTAAGACGGACTTACACTGTGTCCCCAACAACATGAAACAATAGTAAAGGGACAAATGCATcatgtcaggtggcagatagactgtattaggcctctgcccatatcagaaggatattggtatgccatgacttgtgtggacatggctactggacttttcgttgcttttcctgcacatcgtgaagatcagcaaatgaccaaaaggagcctagagcatctctttgcagcctatggccagccacaggtgattgagtgcaatcaaggcacccactttactgggcaTGTGTTATAAGAATGGGTGTaagaattaggaataaagtggaagtttcatgtaccatgtaACCCTACCccgggcaggcatgatagagaggaacAATGGTCTGTTGAAATCtggtctgaagtcagacaccagtagtctacagggctggtcagtttggtTATGGTTAGTGTTATGGTTTTTGAATTAGAGGTCcccaaaaggagccttgagccctgtggacatgctaacacacatatTGCTCTCTCTCCTACACaagtgtatgtgcaaaccaaagtggagttattgaagccaggatatggccggcagagtaacatcctgctgccagcctcaACTGCGTCAGACCCCAGAGACTGCTGAGTGGATGTGGCtttggacatttcgacacatggaccagtgatgtctggtcctcctggcaccttggggaaatggcctggaagctggcctcctttgTTGTCCTTTGTAACATCAGAGTTACCCAAAAATCTCGGTAGTGTAACCAAAACATCTGAGAGGTAAGAGCATCAgaggagttttattttatctttacggccagtgcatgtacctcccgtagccctatCTATGTATTGACCCATCTATAACTTCCACAGGGTGGGGGCTGAAAGTCTGGTACACTAGACCCGGATGAGACcctattcctgccactgtccagtCACagcaccactctcttgcatgcattctgCCTGATGgtcaagatttgcttatgctgATATCATTAAAAGATGAATCTTATcatccttaaggttattttcttctacaggcCCTGTGGCCTCAACCCGCCcccagctgcagctgctgcatgatgactGCTCTGACCTCCCTACCTGTTTaactactgcctgcctgtggaatgggtgagctatggacttagtCTGCACAGGACTTTGAAACTAGCTGAATCCTCCTGCTTGAGGATACTCTTGATTTTTTAcagctgttgctattgtatgttattagtctggttacaatgctccagttttctcccacataggccattgtggaagatggggaaagaTCAGATTGTGatgtgagatttctggagggtgggctgtgggtaaaattgcaatatttccagaatctctcacctggccttaatgcatctccacatcaataggtatttccaaggggtggagagaagtagtacaACCTATAGCAATACATGATTACATCGGGGAGCAGGGCCTACCTGGAATGGACACgtttggtggggtccctgttTCTGCAGcccaggcaagcagaagtggatgattgCTTGTAGGCAAttaacaggtttctcccactttatttctccttttgactgacttAAGTTGCAACAGTATTTTGCCCCCAGCTGGGAAAATATTCCCTTGGAGTTCCAATcaatattataaattttcaacaaattttggtttgcattttatttccttcacatatttagaaataaatattttaacaatttttacttATATCCATGCCTTTCATTATCTTTTGTTCACAGATTAATGTCAAATATAACTTCTTTGGTTTTTGTTCTCACATATTTCTCATTTTGCATCATAAGAAGTTTCAAACCTCATATTGGAAAATTATCATTTATTCAACTAGTATTTGTTTGGGTGCCAGACATAAAGGATTCTAGAATTGGCATATGAAGCAGACATTCTCCGGGGCATTTGCCATTGAGAGTAGAATAAAGACAAGTAAACATGAAATTGTGGTAGGGCAAGGAATGAAAGCAGCGGGTAAGTGGTGACACTAGCGTGAATGAGTCAGACTAACCCAGGCCTGGTCGTTCTGTTGGTGGAATCATAGGACTAGGTCAGCAAAAAATTCCTCGTGGGAATGTCATTTAAATTGGGGAGCCCTGAGagtatgaaaactgaaaaatgagggaaaaattcCTGCCTACCTGGGCCGCGATATGAGAAGTGGTTTGAGGTAAGAGAACAAGTATCAAAGGAAGTTTTCATATGTTGCACTATGTAAGCTAAAGTTGGTAGAGAATATAATGAGTAATAAAATGCTAATCTTTCTTTAGTGAATCATTGTTAGGTGCTGTAGTTCTGGGTGTAAGGGGTTCTCCTCTCCTGGGCAAGTTGCTATGAATCGGATGAAACCAAAGGAGGACACGGGGAATGGCAGGTTTGGGAAAGAGATTTTATTGCCAACAGCTTGCTTGAGTTTGCTAGCCAGCCCTCACTCCGTCTGTCCTTTCTGGCTGTGGCTCACGCTCTATCCCACAGACAATCCCTTCTATCGGGATCTCCATGGACGGATCATTGGTGACTGGTGTCTCCACACCAACTAGTtatcaggaatggaggggaggagagaacggccattgtctctccaccccttgaccCAGATAGAACAGAGGCTCTGCTGTTGTACACACATGCTGGTATGAAAATGgcctaaggccaggtgggaaattctggaaactctggctgaaaacttccatttatcccATGGATGCATAATTTGGacacttttttttcatattaaaagagCAAATCTTCACAGTGATATTAGTATTATCATTatgttctatttctcttttcttcatttccagaATACTTGGCTTACTGGTTATGAATTTATCACTCTTTTAGCCCCATATTGGTTTCCTTGGACTCACTGCCATCTGTTTGCTTAAATTCTCTACACTCAAGATTTCACATTTTAATTGGTACATCAATATCAATTTCTTTTATGTAACTTCAGGGAATGATTTATCTTTAACAGGAAATAACaatgcatttctttcttcatattAATAAATTCATCTCCcttccataatttttaaataacttacatATTGGATTGGATCCAGTCAATAAAATATGTGAATCTTGTGATTTTAAAGATTCTTCAGTAATAAATGCTTCTTTCAAATTCTAAATTTTATACTTATTCTTTGTATTAAAATAGATCTTGGGTCtataaaatatttccttgttGCACACAGGAATTAttgattcttttcaatattatGTCTCCTTATTTCaataagttttttttgttttgttttgtattttgtttgtgtgttttatttggaGGAATGATGTGCTCCATAGCactaatattttatgataaatttCCCAATCCTTTCAGCATTGGTAAGGAAATGTTAAGACTGAAGTCATGCTTAGATTTCCTGAAACAACTATTCTCACTTTTATTCACTATGATTATTATCTCAAAGAGGTTTCTTTATGAGGTGATGAAAGGGGTGACGTGACCAGCATCAGTACTGAGTGGAAGGCCAAATCTAgatcagaaaataagaaaattagacagaaactgaaggaaatatGTTTAGGGATCCAGACAACAATGTTCCCCTAATTCCTTGAGAACAATATAAATCTTTTGACTAAGTCATAAAAGGCttgtttcacttgtttgttcctCAGAGTGTAAATAAATGGGTTTaacatgggggaaatggaagtagtgAGTATTGACACTCCCTTATTAATGGCCATTTCAGCTTTTGCTGAAGgtttgatataaacaaagatgcagctgccataggtgatGGAAACCACGATTATGTGGGAagagcaggtggaaaaggcttttgtcctctgctgggcagaggggagtcttAGAATTGTTCTGATGATATACATGTAggacagaaccacacacaccagAGTCATGAGGAAAGTCATCACAGCACAGGCAATAACCATCTGCTCTATGAGCCATGTATCTGAGCATGAGATCTTCAGCATAGGGTTAGCATCACATGCAAAGTGGTCAATGGCATTAGAGGCACAGAATTCCAGGTCCAGTCCCAAGCTGAGTGGTGGCAATACGATCAACAAAGACATCATCCAACAGCAGAAGACGAGCCTTTTGCAGACCCCGTAGTTCATAATAGTCATGTAgtgcaggggtttgcagatggctacaTATCGATCAAAGGACATGGTTGCtaggagaaaaaattctgttactgCAAAAACGTCTATAAAAAATAGTTGGCACATACAAGCATTATAAGTAATAGTCCTGTCACCTGTTGATAAGCTGTACAAGAATCTAGGAATGCAGGCAGAAGTGAATAAGATTTCTAAGAAGGAGAAATTTTGGAGGAAAATGTACATCGCAGTTTTAAGGTGAGGATCCACAAATGTGAGGATGATGATGCTCAGGTTTCCAGTTACACTCAACATGTAGGTgatcagtagaaatataaaaatcagaatctgtagCTGAAGGTCATCTGTCAATCCCAGAAGGATGAAACTGGTGAGATATGTGTGGTTTCTCATTCCTGGGTCCTGACCTTTGCCCAATCTGCATGTAATAGTGAGGGATTAAGATCTGGGAAGATGGTGGGAAAAGTGTGTAACAATGAAGTTTGTTCAGAAAAGCCAAGcaatgtattttacatgtattttgttttacttaatgaattttaaacataatttaaacTCCCAGCTCTGTTAATAGCATATCATCAGATTGGTTAGAATTCtggctttcaaatgtttttacttCAACATATGGTAAGATCGACATTTCATTTAGCAGCCCACTGTACATTCTCACACCCACACTGATACATATTCACatatgtatatttgaaacaaaaatgtgaataaaatattaataacccTTAGGTGCCCTGCtctctgaaaatttattttctaatgcaCCTCATTAAGAATAAATACACGAATCACCTAATAGATTTTATAGCGTACTAAGTAGTCATGAcctgtatttgaaaaaatactttctaTGGATCTTTTGAATAATAAAGTCCAAGGAAAACATAATTTTCCATGATGGTTTTTTAAATGCCCACTATCTGTTTATTTGCCCTTTGGAATAGTTTGGTTCATAGCACACTTGAACCCCTTAAGAATATTTCCCTCATCACTAAACAAAATTTCACTGTCACTATCTGCTTATCACcattttttcctgaataaattaaaaatacgtGAAATGTGTTTATGACCCAAGATGTTTCTA
Coding sequences within it:
- the LOC140843766 gene encoding olfactory receptor 6C2-like; the encoded protein is MRNHTYLTSFILLGLTDDLQLQILIFIFLLITYMLSVTGNLSIIILTFVDPHLKTAMYIFLQNFSFLEILFTSACIPRFLYSLSTGDRTITYNACMCQLFFIDVFAVTEFFLLATMSFDRYVAICKPLHYMTIMNYGVCKRLVFCCWMMSLLIVLPPLSLGLDLEFCASNAIDHFACDANPMLKISCSDTWLIEQMVIACAVMTFLMTLVCVVLSYMYIIRTILRLPSAQQRTKAFSTCSSHIIVVSITYGSCIFVYIKPSAKAEMAINKGVSILTTSISPMLNPFIYTLRNKQVKQAFYDLVKRFILFSRN